Part of the Woronichinia naegeliana WA131 genome, CAATAATGGAAATCCGAAAGAGATAGAAAGCTTAAGAGACAAAAGAAAAAAAGGAAATCACAGGAAAGTAACAGAAGAATACATAGAGAAATTGACGGAGATAATAATCAAAGAGCCTGAAGAGTTTGGATATGAATTTGGACGTTGGACAGTAGCAAGACTATCAACTCATATGGAAAAAGAAACGGGTATATTGTTAGGAAATACACAACTTAGAAATATGCTTAAAAAAAAGCGATTTGTCTACATCTGGGCAAAATATAGTCTAGAAGATAAAAAAGATGAGCAAAAAAGAGAGGAATTTAGAAAGAAAGTTAAAGAGTACAAGAAGCTTTTGAAAGAAAAGCCAGAATCAATCCAGATATGGTTTTGGGATGAAAGTGGCTTCAGCTTAAGAGTAATACGGAGAAAACATTGGACAAAAAAAGGAAAGCGTAAAAAAGTGAGGGGAGATAGAAGAAAAGGAAGAGTCAATGTAATGGGTGGTATTAGATATACTGACAAAAAACGGTGGGTTGATTTGATTCCCACTGGTAACTCTCAGAACTTCAAGAGTGTATTATTAAAATTTTACAAAGACATACAAAGAGAATGGATAGAACAAGGAAATAAAAAAGAAGACTTTGAAAAGAATGGTCCGAAGATTGTGATTATTTTAGATAATGCGAGCTTCCACAAAAAGCAAGAAATTCTAGACGAGAGCACGGAAGAAATGCCAAACATTATTTTGGAGTTTTTACCCCCCTATAGTCCCGATTATAATTTAATGGAATTGGTATGGCATTCAGCAAAAGAATATATTGCAAATAAATTATTCAAATCAATTGAAGAATTAGAATCTCTCATCCATAAACTTCTTAATGAAGGTGGATTGACAATATGTTGGGGACGTAAAATCAAAAACAAGGGCTCAAGTATTATTGCAAGTTAAACTGATGACAGCTTACCGACACTCCCAAATTGCAAGATTATCGCCGCATGACGGTGGAATTAATTTTCGCTGAAGGCAATCACGTTTGTGCAATTTGTGTCGCGAATGGCAACTGTGAATTACAGAATATGGCGATCGAAGTGGGCATGGATCACAGTCGTTTTCCCTATCGTTTTCCTAAACGAGAAGTGGATTTATCCCATCCTCTTTTTGGCATTGATCACAATCGTTGTATTCTCTGTACCCGTTGTGTGCGCGTCTGTGATGAACTGGAAGGAGCGCACGTTTGGGATGTGGCTTATCGAGGGGCAGAATGTAAAATTGTCTCAGGCTTAAATCAACCCTGGGGGGGTATGACCTTTAGTTGATGAAGGAAAAGAAAAGTGTTAACATGAGATGAAAAGTGACAAAGAGGAAACAATGATGACAGCAAAACTAATTAATGTAGAGGGTTCAAAGATAAAAATAGAACTAACATTAGAACTAAGTCGTTCAATGTTGGATACAGAAATAAATATTCAAAAAGGCTTAAACGAAGTAGGTTGCATCGCCAGCAAAGAAGCCTTGAAATATTTAGATACAGATGGTTCACCCTTAAAAATCGGTGAAGAAATCTGGAAGAGTAAGGGAGAGCAACCGAAAGAATATCAAACACCTTATGGTGAGGTTATAGTGAATCGTCATGTATATCAGCGTTCACCTTTGAGGAAAAACGTATTGCCCCTTAGAAAGAGAAGCAAGGATAATCATAACATCAACGCCATTATTGGCAAAACAGGTATCCTCAAAAATGTCAGGGATGGCAGGCAAAGAGGTGAAAAATGATTTATTAGAAAATCATGGTAGAAAAGTAGCGCTATCCTATATCCAAAGATTGAGTGAAGCAGTAGGAAGTGTGGTACAGGCAAAAGAAGAAGCGTGGAGTTATGCCCCGCCCAAGGAGGATAGCCAAATTGCAACAGTGGGA contains:
- a CDS encoding IS630 family transposase, encoding MLTLNFLDQKTKKELQKALKTEEHAVTRERILIMLLRNEGKTYDEISGLLGCCKRQVWYWCNNGNPKEIESLRDKRKKGNHRKVTEEYIEKLTEIIIKEPEEFGYEFGRWTVARLSTHMEKETGILLGNTQLRNMLKKKRFVYIWAKYSLEDKKDEQKREEFRKKVKEYKKLLKEKPESIQIWFWDESGFSLRVIRRKHWTKKGKRKKVRGDRRKGRVNVMGGIRYTDKKRWVDLIPTGNSQNFKSVLLKFYKDIQREWIEQGNKKEDFEKNGPKIVIILDNASFHKKQEILDESTEEMPNIILEFLPPYSPDYNLMELVWHSAKEYIANKLFKSIEELESLIHKLLNEGGLTICWGRKIKNKGSSIIAS